The following coding sequences are from one Fibrobacter sp. window:
- a CDS encoding tetratricopeptide repeat protein, translating to MTLISLSASVLLICLSWGYHYIRIKKSSATVSSQKNLDLLPIDLQAHHFTAQSYMRSGTPEKAIPHLLRIMPLRKYDLQVRKDLANAYLESGHYEESLEQYEFLIEKQQLPESLAAEVCARRGIALYYSGHVEQSISSLSECLSRYPTSAKSACFLGQIEASLRPKSPKILDYLEQALRIDSSNVEALYQMARYYMQLNDYLKARMLLLQAIEIDPLHAKSHSRLGMVYYYLSKPDLAKASYQTALVINPDDFNTRYNLGELYYSLINDTALSLEEYKKAVTQYPGHVEANFKIGLICMRNGMLKEAIRYFEQAVKNDQNNTRILLQLAVAYEKLELLDKAKETYHRILSIDDLNSIARQKIRLIAQSE from the coding sequence GTGACTCTGATATCCCTCAGCGCAAGCGTTCTTCTCATTTGCCTCTCATGGGGATACCACTACATTAGAATTAAGAAATCATCTGCCACCGTTTCCAGTCAAAAAAACCTTGACCTGCTCCCCATTGACCTGCAAGCTCATCACTTTACCGCCCAAAGCTACATGCGCAGCGGAACGCCTGAGAAAGCAATCCCTCACCTTTTAAGAATAATGCCTCTGCGGAAGTACGATCTTCAGGTACGCAAAGACCTGGCAAACGCATATCTGGAATCTGGACACTATGAGGAATCTCTGGAGCAATATGAGTTTTTAATCGAGAAGCAGCAGCTTCCTGAGAGCCTTGCAGCTGAAGTTTGTGCCCGAAGAGGCATTGCCCTTTACTATTCCGGCCATGTGGAGCAAAGCATAAGCAGTCTCTCAGAATGCCTCTCCCGCTATCCCACTTCTGCAAAATCTGCTTGTTTTCTGGGCCAGATCGAAGCCTCCCTGAGGCCAAAATCCCCGAAGATACTGGATTATCTGGAGCAAGCCCTGAGAATTGACTCATCTAATGTAGAGGCTTTATATCAGATGGCACGCTATTATATGCAACTTAATGATTACCTGAAAGCTAGAATGTTGCTCCTTCAGGCGATCGAGATTGATCCCCTCCATGCAAAAAGTCATTCACGGCTGGGCATGGTCTACTATTACTTGTCAAAACCGGATCTGGCAAAGGCATCCTACCAGACCGCTCTGGTGATAAACCCTGATGATTTCAACACGCGCTATAATCTTGGTGAACTCTACTACTCACTAATCAATGACACTGCCCTTTCACTGGAGGAGTACAAGAAAGCGGTAACACAATACCCCGGGCATGTTGAGGCAAATTTTAAAATAGGATTGATCTGCATGAGAAACGGCATGCTCAAAGAAGCCATCAGATATTTCGAGCAGGCTGTAAAGAACGATCAGAACAACACCCGAATACTCCTGCAGCTTGCAGTAGCATACGAAAAACTCGAACTGCTTGACAAAGCAAAAGAGACCTACCACAGGATACTCAGCATTGATGATCTGAACAGTATCGCAAGGCAGAAAATCCGGCTAATTGCTCAATCCGAATAA
- a CDS encoding co-chaperone GroES: MNVKPLADRVVIRPLESEQKTAGGIIIPDAAKEKPIKGEVVAVGPGKVTESGQKVEMSLKKGDVVLYGKYSGTEISIEGEDYLIMKESDVLAIV, encoded by the coding sequence ATGAATGTGAAACCTTTGGCAGACAGAGTTGTTATTCGTCCCTTGGAGTCTGAGCAGAAGACTGCGGGCGGGATTATTATCCCTGATGCTGCAAAAGAGAAACCGATTAAGGGTGAAGTAGTGGCTGTGGGTCCGGGGAAAGTCACAGAAAGTGGACAGAAGGTAGAGATGAGCCTTAAGAAAGGTGATGTTGTTCTTTATGGGAAGTATTCCGGTACCGAGATCAGCATCGAGGGTGAAGATTACCTGATTATGAAAGAAAGTGACGTTCTGGCTATAGTATAA
- a CDS encoding response regulator — protein sequence MAESILRSIGYEVRGVLSGAEALKVYRERREAGEKFDFLILDLTIKGGMGGQEVLEILNREFTDIKAIATSGYSSDPVLADPSRYGFKAAIKKPYTRNEIGAVLGSIGGCDV from the coding sequence ATGGCTGAAAGCATCCTTCGGAGCATTGGATATGAGGTCAGAGGAGTTTTATCCGGTGCTGAGGCGCTGAAGGTTTACAGAGAAAGAAGAGAAGCCGGAGAGAAATTTGATTTCCTGATTCTCGATTTGACAATCAAAGGCGGCATGGGGGGGCAGGAGGTGCTTGAGATATTGAACCGGGAATTTACCGATATCAAAGCAATTGCTACAAGCGGATATTCCAGTGATCCTGTTCTGGCAGATCCATCTCGCTATGGCTTCAAAGCCGCAATAAAGAAACCTTATACCCGAAACGAGATCGGGGCTGTTCTGGGGAGTATTGGCGGTTGCGATGTTTGA
- the groL gene encoding chaperonin GroEL (60 kDa chaperone family; promotes refolding of misfolded polypeptides especially under stressful conditions; forms two stacked rings of heptamers to form a barrel-shaped 14mer; ends can be capped by GroES; misfolded proteins enter the barrel where they are refolded when GroES binds): protein MAGKQLAFDISARDKLLKGVDKLANSVRVTLGPRGRNVVLDKSFGSPTVTKDGVTVAKEIELEDKFENMGAQMVKEVASKTSDVAGDGTTTATVLAQIIARLGVKNVTAGAEAMAVKRGIDKAVRAIIEQLGKDSKPISGKKEIAQVATISANNDTEIGNLISDAMEKVGKDGVITVEEAKGIETSLDVVEGMQFDRGYVSPYFVTNSETMECVLENPQVLIYDKKISAMRDLLPLLEKVAQSGRALLIIAEDVEGEALATLVVNKLRGTLKIVAVKAPGFGDRRKAMLEDIAVLTGGIVISEDAGFKLENTTVDSLGSAKRVVIDKENTTIVEGAGKSADIKGRINQIRKQIEETTSDYDREKLQERLAKLAGGVAVINIGAATETEMKEKKARVEDALHATRAAVEEGIVPGGGVALIRTSKVLDDLKLEGDEKVGLEIIRRAIEEPLRMIVANAGLESSVVCNEVKKGKGAYGFNAYSNVYEDLMEAGVIDPTKVTRTALENAASIAGLVLTTECAIAEKPKEEKEMPGPGMGGMGGMGGMGGMGGMDMM from the coding sequence ATGGCAGGTAAACAATTGGCGTTCGATATATCGGCTCGTGACAAGCTCCTCAAGGGGGTTGACAAGCTGGCTAATTCTGTAAGAGTCACTCTGGGTCCCCGCGGGCGCAATGTGGTGCTCGATAAAAGCTTTGGGTCTCCCACTGTCACAAAGGATGGAGTGACTGTGGCCAAGGAGATTGAACTTGAGGACAAATTTGAAAACATGGGCGCACAGATGGTTAAAGAGGTAGCCTCGAAAACATCTGATGTTGCTGGTGACGGGACTACTACCGCAACTGTGCTTGCGCAGATTATTGCCCGGCTGGGTGTAAAGAATGTCACTGCCGGAGCGGAGGCGATGGCGGTTAAAAGAGGGATAGACAAAGCGGTAAGGGCGATTATTGAGCAGCTTGGAAAAGACTCAAAGCCCATTTCCGGAAAAAAGGAGATCGCCCAGGTTGCAACAATTTCCGCCAACAATGATACTGAAATCGGTAATCTTATCAGTGATGCGATGGAGAAGGTGGGAAAAGATGGTGTGATCACTGTTGAGGAGGCAAAGGGGATTGAAACCAGTCTGGATGTAGTTGAGGGTATGCAGTTTGATAGAGGATATGTTTCTCCCTATTTTGTCACCAATTCCGAAACAATGGAATGTGTTCTGGAGAATCCCCAGGTTCTCATTTATGATAAGAAAATAAGTGCCATGAGAGATCTTCTTCCTTTGCTCGAGAAGGTTGCACAGAGTGGGAGGGCCCTTCTGATCATAGCTGAGGATGTGGAAGGTGAAGCTCTTGCTACACTGGTAGTAAACAAGCTCCGCGGCACTCTCAAGATAGTGGCTGTAAAGGCTCCCGGTTTCGGAGACCGCAGAAAAGCCATGCTTGAGGACATTGCGGTACTTACCGGTGGAATTGTGATCTCAGAGGATGCTGGTTTTAAACTGGAGAACACTACTGTTGATTCCCTTGGCTCGGCCAAGAGAGTTGTAATTGATAAAGAAAACACAACCATAGTCGAGGGTGCTGGAAAGAGTGCGGACATCAAGGGTCGTATTAATCAGATCCGTAAACAGATCGAAGAAACCACATCCGATTATGACAGGGAAAAGCTTCAGGAGCGTCTTGCGAAGCTGGCCGGTGGAGTTGCCGTCATTAATATTGGTGCGGCTACCGAGACAGAAATGAAAGAGAAGAAAGCCAGGGTTGAGGATGCTCTTCATGCAACCAGAGCTGCAGTAGAGGAAGGAATTGTGCCTGGAGGCGGTGTGGCTCTGATCAGGACATCGAAGGTGCTTGATGACCTGAAACTCGAGGGTGACGAAAAAGTCGGACTCGAAATTATCAGAAGAGCAATTGAGGAACCCCTGCGCATGATCGTTGCAAATGCAGGCCTGGAGTCTTCAGTGGTTTGCAATGAAGTCAAGAAGGGAAAAGGCGCCTATGGTTTCAATGCATACTCAAATGTCTATGAAGATCTTATGGAAGCCGGTGTAATAGATCCGACAAAAGTGACCCGTACTGCGCTGGAGAATGCAGCCAGTATTGCAGGACTTGTGCTGACAACTGAGTGTGCTATCGCCGAAAAACCCAAAGAGGAAAAAGAGATGCCTGGTCCCGGTATGGGCGGTATGGGTGGCATGGGTGGTATGGGTGGTATGGGCGGCATGGATATGATGTAA
- a CDS encoding integration host factor subunit beta codes for MTKKDLVERISERTGLTQVDTKIVVESFLESVAKALQNGNNIEIRGFGRFKVKQKKARIARNPRTNQYIEVEAGFKPVFEASKELRKRVNDSLWAETAEQK; via the coding sequence ATCACAAAAAAGGATCTTGTTGAAAGAATCTCCGAGCGCACCGGCCTGACTCAGGTTGATACAAAGATAGTAGTGGAGAGCTTCCTGGAATCAGTTGCCAAGGCACTCCAGAACGGTAACAATATCGAGATACGCGGCTTCGGCAGATTCAAAGTCAAGCAGAAGAAAGCGCGCATCGCACGCAACCCCCGTACTAACCAGTACATAGAAGTGGAAGCAGGTTTTAAACCGGTGTTTGAGGCATCAAAGGAATTAAGAAAAAGAGTAAACGATTCACTCTGGGCAGAGACAGCAGAGCAAAAATAG
- a CDS encoding class I SAM-dependent rRNA methyltransferase, whose amino-acid sequence MFEVYLKAGRDKPVRMGHPWIFSGAISKVGGTGENGGQCRVFSHNGECLALGYYNPQSAINVRILSHHNEKFDSDTLKFRIARAVSARKAILDNETDSCRLVNSEGDFLPGLIVDKYSSGLVIQILTAGMELFRNSIIDILNQELSPAFIYERSDTDARKREGLAESSGILTGKVPENLLLSENGLKFRADVESGQKTGFFFDQRQNRNLLKRYALDRRMCDCFCYSGAFSVNALSAGVKSVDLVDISRPALRWAEQNVLENGFSKEKVNFISSDIFKYLRESDRKYDLIVLDPPKFARHPGELRTACRGYKDINLIAIKKIEPAGIIFTFSCSNAVDPKLFRQIAFSAASDAGRQVQVLHVLSSGPDHPVNIAHKEGEYLKGLVLKVLE is encoded by the coding sequence ATGTTTGAAGTCTATTTGAAAGCCGGGCGGGACAAACCAGTACGGATGGGCCATCCATGGATATTCTCCGGAGCAATATCCAAAGTGGGGGGAACTGGAGAAAATGGCGGGCAGTGCAGGGTTTTCTCTCACAACGGAGAGTGTCTTGCCTTAGGATATTATAATCCGCAATCTGCTATCAATGTCCGTATCCTTTCCCATCACAATGAGAAATTTGATTCTGATACTCTTAAGTTCAGGATTGCCAGAGCTGTAAGTGCCAGGAAGGCAATTCTGGACAATGAGACGGATTCCTGCCGGCTTGTAAATTCCGAGGGCGATTTTTTACCGGGGCTGATTGTAGACAAGTATTCCTCAGGACTGGTGATCCAGATTCTTACTGCCGGCATGGAACTTTTCAGAAACAGTATTATTGATATTTTAAACCAGGAACTCTCTCCGGCTTTTATTTACGAACGGTCCGACACTGATGCGCGAAAGCGGGAGGGATTGGCGGAAAGCAGCGGGATTCTTACAGGGAAAGTGCCTGAGAATCTTCTGTTAAGTGAAAACGGTTTGAAATTCAGGGCTGATGTGGAATCTGGTCAGAAGACCGGTTTCTTTTTTGATCAGCGCCAGAACAGAAACCTCTTGAAAAGGTATGCACTCGACAGACGAATGTGTGATTGTTTCTGCTACAGTGGTGCCTTTTCGGTAAATGCGCTTTCTGCAGGTGTTAAAAGTGTTGACCTTGTGGATATATCCAGGCCTGCACTGAGGTGGGCTGAGCAGAATGTACTTGAAAACGGATTCTCAAAAGAGAAAGTGAATTTTATATCCTCAGATATTTTCAAGTACCTTCGGGAATCCGACAGAAAATATGATCTTATAGTGCTGGATCCTCCAAAGTTTGCCAGGCATCCCGGAGAACTGAGAACCGCCTGCAGAGGATATAAGGATATTAACCTCATTGCCATTAAGAAAATAGAGCCGGCGGGGATTATTTTTACCTTTTCCTGTTCAAACGCGGTTGACCCCAAACTGTTTCGTCAGATAGCTTTTTCAGCCGCTTCCGATGCAGGACGGCAGGTGCAGGTTTTGCATGTACTGTCTTCCGGGCCCGACCATCCTGTCAACATTGCTCACAAGGAAGGGGAATATCTGAAAGGGTTGGTATTGAAGGTTCTGGAGTGA
- the hrcA gene encoding heat-inducible transcription repressor HrcA codes for MEREELTEREHQVLDAVVRNFILSAAPTGSRYISKLKGFDLSPASIRNVMYDLEDRGFITQPHTSAGRIPTDKGYRYYVDRIMKYTEISDDTKDLIRNSMVAIDQSDLHLLLETATRALSRATNQLGVVLAPRLSKGILKQLNLFHVDANRYVLNVALESGFVKTVVVEFETEIPQDRLELACRIISAKFAGKALEEITIDDEKVFGDVPDLELGIIRLLVPSIRKLLWKDETEEVFADGETNVMLQPEFFNRENVGAVIEILEEKKMLVHLFETPEDQGRVFISIGEENRQDQLQSFSIIKTGYRVGGMVGSLGVIGPKRMPYPFLVSAVEYTAKVLGELHS; via the coding sequence ATGGAACGTGAAGAATTGACTGAACGAGAGCATCAGGTATTGGATGCTGTAGTCAGGAATTTCATTCTGAGTGCTGCTCCAACAGGCTCCCGATACATTTCAAAACTGAAAGGCTTTGACCTCTCTCCGGCATCTATTCGAAATGTCATGTATGACCTTGAGGACCGGGGATTTATAACCCAGCCTCATACTTCCGCAGGTAGAATCCCTACCGACAAAGGATACCGGTACTATGTCGACCGGATAATGAAATACACTGAGATCTCCGATGATACAAAGGATCTGATCAGGAACTCAATGGTCGCCATAGACCAGTCGGACCTTCATCTGCTGCTGGAAACGGCCACCAGAGCGCTGAGTCGTGCAACTAATCAACTGGGGGTGGTACTCGCTCCCCGATTGAGCAAAGGGATACTGAAACAACTGAATCTCTTTCATGTCGATGCAAACCGTTATGTCCTCAATGTTGCACTGGAGTCTGGTTTTGTAAAGACTGTAGTGGTTGAATTTGAAACCGAAATTCCTCAGGACAGGCTTGAGCTTGCATGCAGAATTATTTCCGCAAAATTTGCGGGAAAAGCTCTGGAAGAGATAACAATTGATGATGAGAAGGTTTTCGGGGATGTGCCTGATCTGGAACTGGGAATTATCCGCCTGCTGGTCCCCTCTATACGCAAGCTTCTATGGAAAGATGAAACTGAGGAGGTCTTTGCAGATGGTGAAACCAATGTAATGCTTCAGCCTGAGTTTTTCAACAGGGAGAATGTCGGAGCTGTTATAGAGATTCTTGAAGAGAAGAAGATGTTGGTGCATCTGTTTGAGACACCTGAGGACCAGGGAAGAGTTTTTATTTCCATCGGTGAGGAAAACCGTCAGGACCAACTCCAGTCTTTCAGTATCATCAAAACCGGTTATCGGGTTGGTGGTATGGTGGGTAGTCTGGGGGTAATTGGTCCGAAGAGAATGCCGTATCCATTTCTTGTTTCAGCTGTGGAATATACGGCAAAAGTATTGGGAGAATTGCACTCATAG
- a CDS encoding LysE family transporter: MISTFITSFTIALSGALMPGPLLTATVSESARFGKKASFILVSGHAFLEILLVLFLFMGAAPLLSSKPVTIFTGFFGSVVLIWMAVGMIRSLPSLSLKELSAPYKKQHKLFLAGLLLSIGNPYWSVWWISIGMGYILQAYSRGPLDAIAFFFGHILADFLWYVTVGIIISKGKQLFSDNFYRILIGSCAALLVLFAVLFTYRALRLTNLVYFVLLL; this comes from the coding sequence ATGATTTCTACCTTTATTACATCTTTCACAATCGCCCTCTCCGGTGCACTGATGCCGGGGCCTCTGCTTACAGCAACTGTATCAGAGAGTGCACGTTTCGGCAAAAAAGCCTCTTTTATCCTTGTTTCCGGGCATGCCTTTCTGGAAATCCTTCTGGTTCTTTTCCTTTTCATGGGTGCTGCTCCGTTGCTTTCCAGTAAACCTGTCACTATTTTCACCGGGTTTTTCGGAAGTGTTGTTCTGATCTGGATGGCAGTCGGGATGATCCGTTCTCTGCCCTCTTTATCCCTCAAAGAATTATCCGCTCCTTACAAAAAGCAGCACAAACTCTTTTTAGCCGGGTTGCTCCTCAGTATTGGAAACCCCTATTGGAGTGTCTGGTGGATAAGTATTGGCATGGGGTATATTCTTCAGGCTTATTCCAGAGGTCCTTTGGATGCAATCGCTTTTTTTTTCGGGCACATTCTGGCGGATTTCCTGTGGTATGTAACAGTGGGCATAATAATAAGTAAAGGCAAACAGCTTTTCAGCGACAACTTTTACAGGATACTGATCGGTTCATGTGCCGCTTTACTTGTTCTGTTTGCGGTACTGTTTACTTATCGGGCACTGCGATTAACAAACCTGGTTTACTTTGTGTTGCTTTTGTGA
- a CDS encoding transcription termination factor Rho has translation MNVAELKSKSMTELNDLAATYNVGEHRNLRRQELIFKILQAEAAQNGQMFAEGVLEIMPDGFGFLRSPLNSYLSGPDDIYVSPSQIKRFYLKTGDTVSGQVRPPKDSERYFALLRVEMVNFEDPEECKKKINFDDLTPLFPNERFNLEYNNKDVATRIMNLLTPIGKGQRGLIVAPPRTGKTVLLKSIANAILHNHPEVFLIVLLIDERPEEVTDMQRSVKAEIISSTFDEPAERHVVVAEMAIERAKRLVEHNRDVVILLDSITRLARAHNTVAPHSGRILSGGVDSQALYKPKRFFGAARNIDNGGSLTIIATALIETGSRMDEVIFEEFKGTGNMELVLDRKIADRRIYPAIDLMRSGTRKEELLLSEEELNRMWILRKFLATMTPVEMMEFLIEKISSTKTNREFLDVMKS, from the coding sequence ATGAATGTTGCTGAACTGAAGTCAAAATCAATGACTGAGCTGAACGATCTGGCTGCTACCTACAATGTAGGGGAGCATCGCAATTTGCGACGCCAGGAACTTATCTTCAAGATCCTTCAGGCTGAAGCCGCTCAGAACGGGCAGATGTTTGCCGAGGGAGTGCTGGAAATAATGCCTGATGGTTTCGGATTTCTTCGCTCACCTCTCAATAGCTATTTAAGTGGTCCCGATGATATCTATGTGTCACCTTCACAGATAAAAAGATTCTATCTGAAAACCGGGGATACAGTTTCAGGTCAGGTCCGTCCTCCCAAAGACTCCGAGAGGTATTTTGCTCTCCTTCGTGTGGAGATGGTGAACTTTGAGGACCCGGAAGAGTGTAAAAAGAAGATTAACTTTGACGACCTCACGCCTCTTTTTCCCAACGAGAGATTCAACCTGGAGTACAATAACAAAGATGTCGCTACCAGAATCATGAATCTCCTGACTCCTATCGGGAAAGGCCAGAGAGGATTGATCGTCGCACCTCCGCGTACCGGAAAAACAGTCCTTCTTAAAAGCATCGCCAACGCTATCCTGCATAATCATCCTGAAGTTTTCCTGATCGTACTGCTTATCGATGAACGTCCTGAGGAAGTGACCGATATGCAGCGCTCTGTCAAGGCCGAGATCATAAGTTCCACTTTCGATGAGCCGGCTGAAAGACATGTCGTGGTTGCAGAAATGGCCATCGAGCGTGCCAAGCGTCTTGTTGAGCACAACCGCGATGTAGTGATCCTGCTTGACAGTATAACCAGGCTGGCCAGGGCTCATAATACAGTGGCTCCCCACTCTGGGAGAATTCTCTCCGGTGGTGTGGATTCTCAGGCTCTCTACAAACCAAAAAGATTTTTCGGAGCTGCCCGAAACATTGACAATGGCGGAAGCCTTACAATCATCGCTACCGCTCTGATAGAAACCGGAAGCAGGATGGACGAGGTGATTTTCGAGGAGTTCAAGGGAACCGGTAATATGGAACTTGTTCTCGATCGTAAGATCGCCGATCGCAGAATCTATCCCGCGATAGATCTGATGAGATCCGGAACCCGTAAAGAGGAACTGCTGCTGTCTGAAGAGGAACTTAACCGCATGTGGATACTTCGTAAATTCCTGGCTACCATGACTCCTGTGGAAATGATGGAATTTCTGATTGAAAAGATCAGCAGCACCAAGACAAACAGAGAATTCCTGGATGTTATGAAAAGCTGA
- a CDS encoding nucleotide exchange factor GrpE: protein MADEKKDKEQEPQNSEKSSEMAKEVQPAADTGAAGESEQESVDTVEDLKQQLDQMSDRYIRLMAEFDNFKKRVSRDYERLVESANEKLVGELIEVRETFERALRSSESVEECKGILEGMKLIYTKFDSVLSKNGLESFAEVGEVFDPQLHDALMKMPSEKIPEGAIAEIYESGYRLNGKVIKHARVIVSSGKETPEKT from the coding sequence ATGGCTGATGAAAAAAAAGATAAAGAGCAGGAACCTCAGAACTCAGAAAAAAGCTCGGAAATGGCCAAAGAGGTTCAACCTGCTGCTGATACCGGAGCAGCCGGAGAGAGTGAACAGGAATCTGTAGATACAGTTGAGGATCTGAAGCAGCAGCTTGATCAGATGAGCGACAGATATATCCGTTTGATGGCTGAATTTGACAATTTCAAAAAGAGGGTAAGCCGTGATTATGAGCGGCTTGTCGAATCGGCAAACGAAAAACTGGTTGGTGAATTGATTGAGGTGAGGGAGACTTTCGAGCGTGCGCTTCGCAGCAGCGAGTCTGTGGAGGAGTGCAAGGGAATACTGGAAGGAATGAAGTTGATTTATACTAAATTCGATTCGGTTTTAAGCAAAAACGGACTGGAATCTTTTGCTGAAGTAGGTGAAGTTTTTGATCCTCAACTGCACGATGCTCTGATGAAGATGCCTAGCGAGAAGATCCCCGAAGGTGCCATTGCGGAGATTTATGAAAGTGGATATCGTCTTAATGGTAAAGTCATTAAGCACGCCAGGGTAATTGTGTCAAGCGGAAAAGAAACTCCGGAAAAAACCTGA
- a CDS encoding TlpA family protein disulfide reductase, with translation MKARILALLIFLVCFQPVTGNTALLPPGSAAPTFSLPALNGDRVSLRVFCGDTLIKPHINSVRQVVVLSFWATYCKPCQKEMPELMRFSKKHKDDSVKVFCISIDKEGASLVSPFIKEKGYSIPVLLDPYRKTAQRYGVEALPALFVIDPYGKIAFSAIGYDGSEPLDVKLERIVLEVRQGKKVEIGYSGETVKIEGESIPEQLKVITPKTRWDAIVKVECGTPLDSVASGLGVSAEQVRSWYEDLKKAAISLWSDSPE, from the coding sequence GTGAAAGCCAGAATCCTTGCCCTGTTGATTTTCCTGGTTTGTTTTCAGCCTGTTACCGGCAATACCGCATTGCTTCCTCCCGGTTCGGCTGCACCAACATTCTCTCTTCCCGCGCTTAACGGTGATCGTGTCAGTTTGCGTGTTTTCTGCGGAGACACTCTGATAAAGCCACACATTAATTCTGTAAGGCAGGTCGTTGTTCTGAGCTTCTGGGCGACTTACTGCAAACCTTGTCAAAAAGAGATGCCTGAACTGATGAGGTTTTCCAAAAAACACAAAGATGACAGTGTAAAGGTATTCTGCATAAGTATCGACAAAGAGGGTGCATCGCTTGTTTCCCCTTTTATCAAAGAAAAGGGATATAGTATCCCGGTGCTTCTGGATCCTTACAGGAAAACAGCGCAGAGGTATGGTGTAGAGGCACTTCCGGCTTTGTTTGTAATCGATCCTTATGGAAAAATTGCATTCTCTGCTATTGGTTATGATGGTTCGGAACCGCTTGATGTAAAGCTGGAGAGAATTGTTTTGGAAGTAAGGCAGGGAAAAAAAGTCGAAATCGGTTATTCAGGAGAAACTGTTAAAATTGAGGGAGAGAGCATCCCCGAACAATTAAAAGTGATTACACCAAAGACACGGTGGGATGCGATTGTGAAAGTCGAATGTGGAACTCCTCTTGATAGTGTAGCGTCAGGTCTGGGTGTCTCTGCAGAACAGGTTCGTTCCTGGTATGAGGATTTGAAAAAAGCTGCTATATCTCTCTGGTCTGATTCGCCCGAATAA
- the proC gene encoding pyrroline-5-carboxylate reductase, giving the protein MRVGVLGTGNMGSALINAFLSKISGIEILAFDQNQKACEKLEHSVKILPPSDWFSGDRTTSAVIVAVKPSDVASALNLFSSVKESDLLKPIWISIAAGVSISTFRKSLPSGARICRVMPNTPALVGEGMNAYSLSVNCSKDDSGIVEKLLSACGKVLSVPEKMLNAVTGLSGSGPAYVFLFIEALIEGGVTAGLPYEIARECALQTVVGSAGMIIKTGENPSTLKSKVMSPAGTTASGLLALEENAFKHAVISAVVAATRRSEQLGS; this is encoded by the coding sequence ATGAGAGTCGGTGTTTTAGGTACCGGCAACATGGGATCTGCCCTGATCAACGCGTTTCTGTCAAAGATCAGCGGTATTGAAATATTGGCTTTCGATCAGAATCAAAAAGCTTGTGAAAAGCTCGAACATTCTGTAAAGATACTTCCTCCCTCTGACTGGTTTTCCGGAGACAGGACTACATCGGCCGTGATTGTGGCAGTCAAGCCCTCCGATGTTGCATCTGCTCTAAACCTGTTTTCCTCCGTAAAAGAATCCGATCTTCTGAAACCAATATGGATTTCAATAGCTGCAGGTGTGAGCATTTCAACGTTCCGGAAATCACTCCCATCCGGTGCGAGAATCTGCAGAGTGATGCCCAATACACCGGCGCTTGTCGGTGAGGGAATGAACGCCTATTCTCTTAGTGTCAATTGCAGTAAAGATGACTCTGGCATAGTAGAGAAGCTCCTCAGCGCCTGTGGGAAGGTCCTTTCTGTCCCGGAAAAAATGCTTAACGCGGTAACCGGGCTTTCGGGAAGCGGCCCTGCTTATGTTTTCCTTTTTATCGAAGCCCTTATTGAAGGTGGTGTCACTGCCGGGCTTCCATACGAAATCGCACGAGAATGCGCTCTGCAGACTGTTGTCGGATCTGCCGGGATGATCATCAAAACCGGTGAGAATCCTTCTACTCTTAAATCTAAAGTCATGTCTCCGGCGGGGACGACTGCAAGTGGTCTTCTTGCCCTGGAGGAGAACGCTTTTAAGCATGCTGTGATCTCAGCGGTTGTGGCTGCCACCAGGCGATCAGAACAGCTTGGATCATAA